A window of the Lolium perenne isolate Kyuss_39 chromosome 7, Kyuss_2.0, whole genome shotgun sequence genome harbors these coding sequences:
- the LOC127311576 gene encoding putative laccase-9: MAGVGKMATMLWLLAAVFMLGAAVGLAEGSKHGHNYYDFFVKETSYSRLCENKTLLTVNGQFPGPTITARRGERVIVNVHNQGDRNITIHWHGVDQPRNPWYDGPEFITQCPIQPGTNFTYEILLSEEEGTIWWHAHSGLDRAGVHGAFIVHPKKGTDYPFIESYKKLHKEIPIILGEWWTSDLNLQLEEYLKTGGEINNSNAHTINGQPGDLYPCSRNDTFNVGVKRGKTYLLRIINAGLDGDMFFGVAGHLLTVVGTDGRYLKPFTVQTIMISPGQTMDALLEAKRSPSSGRYYMASKTYLSNTRLAYQNGTATAILEYKDMPLAARRATPVFPNLPNNTDDAVATGYTAMLRSLASKEHPVNVPTKVNEHMLITLAINTLPCTTGNGTCDGPGGTRLAASLNNASFEDPHVDILDAYYYSIQGVYEPDFPNIPPFLFNFTNTNGSRAYWPTKRSTKVKVVEYGAVVEIVFQDTDILGAENHPMHLHGYAFYVVGRGLGVFNKTTDPATYNLVDPPYQNTVTVPKAGWVAMRFKATNPGVWFMHCHFDRHTVFGMSTSFIVKQGKTPESKIRPRPKNMPKC; encoded by the exons ATGGCGGGCGTAGGTAAAATGGCGACGATGCTTTGGTTACTTGCTGCAGTGTTTATGCTTGGAGCAGCAGTTGGCCTGGCTGAGGGCTCCAAGCACGGGCATAACTACTATGATTTCTTC GTGAAGGAGACTAGCTACTCGAGGCTGTGCGAGAACAAGACCTTGCTCACCGTCAACGGCCAGTTCCCCGGCCCGACCATCACGGCCAGGAGGGGCGAAAGGGTGATTGTGAACGTGCACAACCAAGGCGATAGGAACATCACCATCCACTG GCACGGCGTGGACCAACCCCGGAACCCCTGGTACGACGGGCCAGAGTTCATAACACAGTGTCCCATCCAGCCAGGAACCAACTTCACTTACGAGATCCTTCTATCCGAGGAGGAGGGCACCATCTGGTGGCATGCGCACAGCGGCTTGGATCGGGCCGGCGTCCACGGCGCCTTCATCGTTCACCCCAAGAAGGGCACCGACTACCCCTTCATCGAGAGTTACAAGAAGCTGCACAAGGAGATACCCATCATCCTCG GAGAGTGGTGGACGAGCGATCTGAACCTTCAGTTAGAGGAGTACCTAAAGACTGGGGGCGAGATTAATAACTCGAATGCACACACCATCAACGGCCAGCCCGGAGACCTGTACCCGTGCTCCAGGAATGACACTTTCAACGTGGGCGTGAAGAGAGGGAAGACATACCTGCTACGGATCATCAACGCTGGACTCGACGGCGACATGTTCTTTGGCGTGGCCGGGCACCTCCTCACCGTCGTCGGGACCGACGGGCGCTACCTGAAGCCATTCACCGTCCAGACGATCATGATCTCGCCGGGACAGACGATGGACGCGCTCCTCGAGGCTAAGCGCTCCCCGTCCAGCGGCCGGTACTACATGGCCTCGAAGACGTACTTGTCCAACACCCGGCTCGCGTACCAGAACGGCACCGCCACGGCCATCCTCGAGTACAAGGACATGCCGCTCGCCGCTCGTCGGGCGACACCGGTCTTCCCCAACCTTCCCAACAACACCGACGACGCCGTCGCGACAGGGTACACCGCCATGCTCCGGTCGCTGGCCAGCAAGGAACACCCGGTCAACGTGCCGACGAAGGTCAATGAGCACATGCTCATCACCCTAGCCATCAACACTCTCCCCTGCACCACGGGCAACGGGACATGCGACGGGCCAGGCGGCACCCGCTTGGCGGCGAGCCTCAACAACGCCAGCTTCGAGGACCCTCACGTCGACATCCTCGATGCATACTACTACTCCATCCAAGGCGTCTACGAGCCAGACTTCCCCAACATCCCACCCTTCCTCTTCAACTTCACCAACACTAATGGATCCAGGGCGTATTGGCCCACAAAGCGCAGCACCAAGGTGAAGGTGGTGGAGTACGGCGCCGTCGTGGAGATTGTGTTCCAGGACACGGACATCCTCGGCGCCGAGAACCACCCCATGCACCTGCACGGATATGCCTTCTACGTGGTAGGGAGAGGGTTGGGGGTCTTCAACAAGACCACAGACCCAGCCACGTACAACTTGGTCGACCCCCCATACCAGAACACTGTCACCGTTCCCAAGGCTGGCTGGGTCGCCATGCGCTTCAAAGCAACAAATCCTG GTGTGTGGTTCATGCATTGCCACTTCGATCGGCATACGGTGTTTGGGATGAGCACCTCGTTTATCGTGAAACAAGGCAAGACTCCAGAGTCTAAAATAAGGCCCCGCCCTAAGAACATGCCTAAATGTTAG